The following coding sequences lie in one Haladaptatus sp. DJG-WS-42 genomic window:
- a CDS encoding molybdopterin biosynthesis protein, whose product MSRKEFHDLAAPHVAHDAIASLELGGQTETVSLAASRGRVLAKRVDAHLDVPGFDRASMDGYAVQARDTFGADEANPAVLSLVGEVHAGAEPAVSVGEGECAEISTGAVLPPGADAVVMVERTDERDGEIAFRTAVAPGDSVMFAGADIAAGERALGPGTRITPREIGLLSALGVDEVPVRGKPRVGIVSTGDELVRPGESLNSAAGQIFDVNSTTIAAGVEDAGGEAVLYPHAGDDYDEMERLLTNAASECDLVLSSGSTSASAVDVIYRVIEDQGELLLHGVAVKPGKPMLIGRLEQSAYIGLPGYPVSALTIFQAFVAPAIRKAAGLPEPAAATVTGKMAVRERYAEGRMRLMPVGLVEDGAGDLLVYPVDKGSGATTSLVEADGVVEVHPDTSFLDVDEAVSVSLFSPDIVPPTVFGVGEDDPALSRILDGVERPRYLSVGSREGLRRLRNGIADVAVTSMGGEPEFDAVSLGSWSREWGLVVAAGNPKEVTGLAALVDRDLRFVNRSTASGLRTSLTEALSTLAAERGETRHDLVSAIAGFDHTVKAHESPARTVAAGSADVGLGLRATAEKLGLSFVSLGTEPVTVYGNPDRMEKSGVRALTAAIAAADDVFQAIPGYDRR is encoded by the coding sequence ATGAGCAGAAAGGAGTTTCACGACCTCGCTGCGCCCCATGTCGCCCACGATGCGATTGCCTCGTTGGAGCTTGGTGGGCAAACCGAGACGGTTTCGCTTGCAGCGTCTCGCGGCCGCGTGCTCGCAAAACGAGTAGACGCCCATCTGGACGTGCCCGGTTTCGACCGGGCGAGCATGGACGGGTACGCAGTGCAAGCGCGCGACACCTTCGGCGCAGACGAAGCGAATCCTGCAGTACTGTCGCTCGTCGGTGAAGTACACGCGGGCGCAGAGCCAGCCGTCTCGGTTGGCGAGGGCGAGTGTGCGGAGATTTCAACCGGTGCGGTGCTGCCACCCGGCGCGGACGCCGTGGTCATGGTCGAGCGCACCGACGAACGCGACGGCGAGATAGCGTTTCGCACCGCCGTTGCGCCCGGCGACAGCGTGATGTTTGCGGGGGCGGACATCGCGGCTGGAGAGCGCGCGCTCGGCCCCGGAACCCGCATCACGCCCCGCGAGATTGGCCTCCTTTCGGCGCTCGGCGTGGACGAAGTTCCCGTCCGTGGGAAGCCCCGTGTCGGCATCGTCTCGACCGGCGACGAGCTTGTGCGACCGGGTGAGTCGCTCAACAGCGCGGCCGGACAGATTTTCGACGTGAACAGCACCACCATCGCCGCGGGCGTCGAGGACGCAGGCGGCGAAGCCGTGTTGTACCCTCACGCGGGCGACGACTACGACGAGATGGAGCGACTGTTGACGAACGCCGCGAGTGAGTGCGACCTCGTGCTCTCGTCGGGTTCGACGAGCGCATCCGCGGTGGACGTCATCTATCGTGTCATCGAAGACCAGGGCGAACTACTCCTCCACGGCGTGGCCGTGAAACCGGGCAAGCCCATGCTCATCGGCCGCCTCGAACAGTCCGCGTATATCGGTCTGCCCGGCTATCCGGTGTCCGCGCTCACCATCTTTCAGGCGTTCGTCGCGCCCGCCATCCGGAAGGCAGCGGGACTCCCCGAACCCGCGGCGGCAACCGTCACGGGAAAGATGGCCGTCCGCGAGCGCTACGCCGAAGGCCGGATGCGACTCATGCCCGTTGGCTTGGTCGAAGACGGCGCGGGCGACCTGCTCGTGTACCCGGTAGACAAAGGCAGCGGCGCGACGACGAGCCTCGTCGAGGCGGACGGCGTGGTCGAAGTACATCCCGACACCTCGTTTCTCGACGTGGATGAAGCCGTTTCAGTGTCGCTGTTTTCGCCCGACATCGTGCCACCCACGGTGTTCGGCGTGGGTGAGGACGACCCCGCACTCTCCCGAATACTCGACGGCGTCGAACGCCCGCGCTACCTCTCGGTGGGGAGTCGCGAGGGCCTCCGACGGCTTCGCAACGGCATTGCGGACGTTGCCGTGACGTCGATGGGTGGCGAACCGGAATTCGACGCCGTCTCCCTCGGTTCGTGGTCGCGCGAGTGGGGCCTCGTCGTTGCGGCAGGGAACCCGAAAGAAGTGACCGGGCTTGCAGCCCTCGTAGACCGCGACCTCAGATTCGTGAATCGTTCGACAGCGTCCGGGCTCAGAACCTCGCTCACGGAGGCGCTTTCGACGCTCGCGGCGGAGCGTGGCGAGACGCGCCACGACCTCGTGAGCGCGATTGCTGGCTTCGACCACACGGTCAAAGCCCACGAGAGTCCGGCGCGAACGGTTGCGGCGGGCAGTGCGGACGTTGGCCTCGGGCTCCGGGCGACCGCCGAGAAACTGGGGCTCTCTTTCGTCTCGCTCGGGACGGAGCCGGTCACTGTGTACGGAAATCCTGACCGTATGGAAAAGTCGGGTGTTCGCGCGCTTACAGCCGCGATTGCGGCGGCTGACGACGTTTTCCAGGCAATACCGGGCTACGATCGCCGCTGA
- a CDS encoding HAD family hydrolase, whose amino-acid sequence MVVADYDFWLFDLDGTLIDVEWRYTREVFDRVGDRLGRPFSDREAEILWHGLGGKRDDKLAEWDIDSNEFWPAFHAVEDPAARAEATYLHDDAAFVADIQTPVGLVTHCQPFLAHPVLAHLDITDWFDTIVCCSDDVGWKPDPGPVSFAMSELGVSPAAHGVLAGDGSNDIGAAWNAGLDGIHVERHDPHRRGECVLGDYRLTSFEQLWQNSNVEFSRPSPDDA is encoded by the coding sequence ATGGTCGTCGCTGACTACGATTTCTGGCTTTTTGATTTAGACGGGACGCTCATCGACGTGGAGTGGCGCTACACTCGTGAGGTGTTCGACCGGGTTGGCGACCGCCTTGGGCGGCCCTTTTCAGACCGCGAAGCCGAAATTCTCTGGCACGGTCTCGGGGGCAAGCGCGACGATAAACTGGCCGAGTGGGACATCGACTCAAACGAGTTCTGGCCCGCCTTCCACGCTGTCGAAGACCCAGCCGCCCGCGCCGAGGCAACGTATCTCCACGACGATGCCGCGTTCGTCGCAGATATTCAGACGCCGGTTGGCCTCGTCACCCACTGTCAGCCGTTTCTCGCCCATCCGGTGCTCGCCCATCTCGATATCACCGACTGGTTCGACACCATCGTCTGCTGTAGCGACGACGTGGGCTGGAAACCAGACCCCGGCCCTGTTTCGTTTGCGATGAGCGAACTCGGCGTGTCTCCCGCTGCCCACGGTGTGCTCGCGGGCGACGGCTCGAACGACATCGGCGCGGCGTGGAACGCGGGGCTCGACGGGATTCACGTCGAACGCCACGACCCACACCGGCGGGGTGAGTGCGTGCTCGGAGACTATCGTCTCACGTCGTTCGAACAGTTGTGGCAAAACAGCAACGTAGAGTTCTCGCGTCCGTCACCAGACGATGCTTAA
- the lwrS gene encoding LWR-salt protein, whose protein sequence is MSHARYVFEIRVRPESTRDDLTLSPAEMSVKLYKDAAQPGEDGWLFFRDYLWRGKLNETAPFRSDLEAAYSLRVVSVEFKGLQTSTAYLDALKDEIHGHLDLFNADTVDEVLNKYLGSSIQVT, encoded by the coding sequence GTGAGCCACGCACGCTACGTGTTCGAGATTCGTGTCCGCCCAGAGAGCACTCGTGATGACCTCACGCTGTCGCCCGCGGAGATGTCGGTCAAGCTCTATAAGGATGCGGCACAACCGGGTGAAGACGGCTGGCTGTTCTTCCGAGACTATCTCTGGCGCGGAAAATTGAACGAGACAGCCCCGTTTCGCAGTGACCTCGAAGCGGCATATTCCCTGCGCGTGGTGAGCGTTGAGTTCAAAGGCCTCCAGACCTCGACTGCGTATCTCGACGCGCTGAAAGACGAGATTCACGGCCATCTCGACCTGTTCAATGCAGACACGGTCGATGAGGTGCTCAATAAGTATCTCGGCAGTTCGATTCAGGTCACGTAG
- a CDS encoding 4a-hydroxytetrahydrobiopterin dehydratase, with product MADLLSDDEIASRLPSGWERDGDEITRTYEFDDYLDGVEFVTNIAEIAEDEFHHPEIIIGYKQVEVRLTSHEAGGITEQDTHLAGRFNDEQ from the coding sequence ATGGCAGACCTGCTCTCCGACGACGAAATCGCATCCCGACTCCCCAGTGGCTGGGAACGAGACGGCGACGAAATTACGCGCACCTACGAGTTCGACGATTATCTAGACGGCGTCGAGTTCGTCACGAACATCGCAGAAATCGCAGAAGACGAGTTCCATCATCCGGAAATCATCATCGGCTACAAACAGGTTGAAGTGCGGCTCACAAGCCACGAAGCGGGCGGTATCACCGAGCAGGACACGCACCTCGCGGGGCGGTTCAACGACGAGCAGTGA
- a CDS encoding CBS domain-containing protein produces the protein MTIRDIARPREELVSATKETPVTELATMMRERTVGSVVIEAERKPVGIVTDRDLAMKIVAAGKDPRDMTAADVMNGNTITVDVNDGVFDVCRTMRESGVRRVPVMDNGELAGILTLDDIIVLLEDELHDLSEVIRSESPPYALP, from the coding sequence ATGACAATCAGAGATATTGCGCGGCCACGAGAGGAACTCGTCTCTGCGACGAAGGAGACGCCGGTAACAGAACTCGCGACGATGATGCGAGAACGAACCGTCGGGAGCGTGGTCATCGAAGCAGAACGAAAGCCCGTTGGCATCGTCACCGATCGTGACCTCGCCATGAAAATCGTCGCCGCGGGCAAAGACCCGCGCGACATGACGGCTGCGGACGTGATGAACGGCAATACCATCACCGTGGATGTCAACGATGGCGTCTTCGACGTCTGCCGGACGATGCGCGAGAGCGGAGTGCGCCGGGTGCCCGTCATGGACAACGGCGAACTGGCAGGCATTCTGACGCTCGATGACATTATTGTGTTGCTCGAAGACGAGCTACACGACCTCTCAGAGGTCATCCGGTCTGAATCACCGCCGTACGCCCTCCCGTAA
- the hemA gene encoding glutamyl-tRNA reductase, producing MRESGVISGVSVSHKNACVETIEAACAPDQQTGVETLLAEEGVKEAFVLQTCNRAEAYVVTATPELGRRILADYVADVPEEAVVSLTHEGSLRHLMRVAAGLESLVIGEDQILGQLRTAYLDASGVGGLGRLLDDGIAKAIHVGERARTETEINEGTVSLASAATSLAARECDLEDATALVIGAGEMGSLAATSLADTVSTLYVANRTLPRAEAIAEVLETEATAISLDDVPAVVADVSVIITATGSPEPILSEKTLSKAAKTLIIDLAQPRDVALAAASLPDITIFDLDRLESVTDEAHEQRKAAAQRVAEMIDREFDHLLAQYKRKRADRVIAAMYESADHLKTRELQTAFSQLEATGGLTDEQREVVESLANSLVGQLLAAPTKSLRDAAEEDDWTTINTALQLFNPEFGAEPPAFVKAMTENDHPDPAATSAEDD from the coding sequence ATGCGTGAGTCGGGCGTCATCTCGGGCGTGAGCGTGTCGCACAAAAACGCGTGCGTAGAGACGATTGAAGCGGCGTGTGCGCCAGACCAGCAAACCGGCGTCGAGACGCTGCTTGCAGAAGAGGGCGTCAAAGAGGCATTTGTCCTCCAGACGTGCAATCGCGCGGAGGCGTACGTCGTCACGGCAACCCCCGAACTCGGGCGGCGCATCCTCGCAGACTACGTTGCGGACGTGCCCGAGGAGGCAGTCGTTTCGCTCACCCACGAAGGGAGCCTGCGCCACCTCATGCGCGTGGCGGCGGGCTTAGAGTCGCTCGTCATTGGCGAAGACCAGATTCTCGGCCAGTTGCGCACCGCCTATCTCGACGCGAGCGGCGTTGGCGGGCTCGGTCGCCTCCTCGACGATGGCATTGCGAAGGCAATCCACGTCGGTGAGCGCGCCCGAACGGAGACTGAAATCAACGAAGGAACCGTCTCGCTTGCGAGCGCGGCCACCTCACTCGCCGCCCGTGAGTGCGACCTCGAAGACGCCACCGCCCTCGTCATCGGCGCGGGTGAGATGGGGTCACTCGCGGCCACGTCGCTCGCAGACACCGTTTCCACGCTCTACGTCGCAAACCGAACCCTCCCGCGCGCAGAAGCCATCGCGGAGGTGCTCGAAACCGAAGCAACGGCCATCTCACTCGACGATGTTCCCGCCGTCGTCGCAGACGTGTCGGTCATCATCACTGCAACCGGTAGCCCGGAGCCGATCCTCTCAGAAAAAACGCTCTCGAAGGCAGCCAAGACGCTCATCATCGACCTCGCCCAACCCCGCGACGTCGCGCTTGCTGCGGCGTCGCTCCCGGACATCACCATCTTCGACTTAGACCGGCTCGAATCGGTCACCGACGAGGCCCACGAGCAACGCAAAGCCGCTGCACAGCGCGTCGCTGAGATGATCGACCGCGAGTTCGACCACCTGCTCGCCCAGTACAAACGAAAGCGCGCAGACCGCGTGATAGCGGCGATGTACGAGAGCGCAGACCACCTGAAGACCCGGGAGTTGCAGACGGCATTCTCCCAACTCGAGGCAACCGGCGGACTGACCGACGAACAGCGTGAGGTTGTCGAATCGCTCGCCAACTCGCTTGTCGGCCAGTTGCTCGCCGCGCCGACGAAGAGTCTGCGCGACGCGGCAGAAGAAGACGACTGGACGACCATCAACACGGCACTCCAACTGTTCAACCCCGAGTTTGGGGCAGAGCCACCAGCGTTCGTCAAAGCGATGACCGAAAACGACCATCCAGACCCCGCCGCGACGAGCGCCGAAGACGACTGA
- a CDS encoding bifunctional precorrin-2 dehydrogenase/sirohydrochlorin ferrochelatase yields MIPLFHDFSGETVLIFGGGSVGARKARRFAREATVVVVSPAFADDSFGGAERVRGAPSIPEVGEWIDRFEPVLVVAATDEAALNEAITKAARERQTLVNRTDQSGEREAGSVVVPATVHDDPVTVAISTGGASPALSKLLRQRIEQDIAGAGAMAELTSELRLELQSANVAPEARREAIRAVVKSDRVWKALGTGTAKARNEAQSVIDETVVGGDFDA; encoded by the coding sequence ATGATACCCCTGTTCCACGACTTCAGCGGCGAGACCGTCCTCATCTTTGGCGGCGGCTCCGTCGGCGCGCGCAAAGCCCGCCGGTTCGCCCGCGAAGCGACCGTGGTCGTGGTCAGCCCGGCGTTTGCAGACGATTCGTTTGGCGGCGCAGAGCGCGTTCGTGGCGCGCCGTCGATTCCCGAGGTTGGCGAGTGGATAGACCGCTTTGAACCGGTGCTCGTCGTCGCGGCGACGGACGAAGCCGCCCTGAACGAAGCCATCACGAAAGCGGCCAGAGAGCGTCAAACGCTCGTAAACCGCACCGACCAGTCGGGCGAGCGCGAGGCGGGAAGCGTCGTCGTCCCCGCGACCGTCCACGACGACCCCGTGACGGTGGCGATTTCAACCGGCGGGGCGAGTCCTGCACTTTCGAAACTGCTCAGACAACGCATCGAACAGGACATCGCGGGTGCGGGCGCGATGGCGGAGCTGACGAGCGAACTCAGACTCGAACTCCAGTCTGCGAACGTCGCCCCCGAGGCTCGCCGCGAGGCAATTCGCGCAGTGGTCAAATCTGACCGCGTTTGGAAGGCTTTAGGTACTGGGACAGCAAAAGCGCGCAACGAGGCACAGAGCGTGATAGACGAAACAGTCGTTGGCGGTGATTTTGATGCGTGA
- a CDS encoding Lrp/AsnC family transcriptional regulator: MTEADLGPTDRAIVNAFQGGFPVTERPFEPAAAALRERGIDISADDLLSRIQSLDERGVLTRFGALINAEAIGGTATLVAMHAPPERYDEVAEQVNAFREVAHNYEREHPHLNMWFVVSVGDAARVEEVLAEIEEQTGQQTYNLPKQQEFRVEAKFLLSGPLSAGDVDLSHLGPDVTPKARATLTPAERDLVVEIQGGLPITATPYADVAAAIGQDTEWVISTIKRFNQEGKVRRVGVIPNHYKLGYTENGMTVWNVPDELLSEVGPAIASLDFVTHCYERPRHEGVWPYNFFAMTHGRTEAESQKHIGLVKDRMSEFWEVGDEDWDTLFSTRILKKTGIRITERATANTE; this comes from the coding sequence ATGACAGAGGCGGACCTCGGCCCGACTGACCGCGCCATCGTCAACGCCTTCCAGGGCGGGTTTCCCGTTACCGAACGCCCGTTTGAACCCGCCGCCGCGGCGCTCCGCGAACGCGGTATCGACATCTCCGCTGACGACCTGCTTTCTCGTATCCAATCGCTCGACGAGCGCGGCGTCCTCACACGCTTTGGGGCGCTCATCAACGCCGAAGCCATCGGCGGCACGGCCACGCTCGTCGCCATGCACGCGCCCCCGGAACGCTACGACGAGGTGGCAGAACAGGTAAACGCCTTCCGGGAAGTCGCCCACAACTACGAGCGCGAACACCCGCACCTCAACATGTGGTTCGTCGTCTCCGTTGGCGACGCCGCTCGCGTCGAGGAAGTGCTCGCTGAAATCGAGGAACAAACCGGCCAGCAGACGTACAACCTCCCGAAACAACAGGAGTTTCGCGTCGAGGCAAAGTTCCTCCTTTCTGGTCCTCTCTCAGCGGGTGACGTCGACCTCTCGCACCTCGGCCCGGACGTGACGCCGAAGGCACGCGCTACGCTGACCCCCGCAGAGCGCGACCTCGTGGTCGAAATTCAGGGTGGCCTCCCCATCACCGCAACGCCGTACGCGGACGTGGCGGCGGCCATCGGCCAAGACACTGAGTGGGTTATCTCGACGATTAAGCGATTCAACCAAGAGGGCAAAGTTCGGCGCGTCGGCGTCATCCCGAACCACTACAAACTCGGCTACACGGAAAACGGCATGACCGTCTGGAACGTCCCCGACGAACTGCTTTCGGAGGTTGGCCCTGCGATTGCGAGCCTCGACTTTGTGACCCACTGCTACGAACGACCCCGTCATGAGGGCGTCTGGCCGTACAACTTCTTCGCGATGACTCACGGCCGTACCGAGGCAGAGAGCCAGAAACACATCGGCCTCGTCAAAGACCGAATGAGCGAGTTCTGGGAGGTAGGCGACGAAGACTGGGATACGCTGTTCTCGACGCGTATTTTGAAGAAGACGGGCATCCGCATCACCGAACGCGCAACTGCAAACACCGAATGA
- a CDS encoding DUF5778 family protein, whose protein sequence is MSDVLDEDLYKRTKALLEPGDIELNGAIVHTGLTSDQDIEMHQATLDVGDIIAEYAGLAGETYVYSGNDNPKFSSNQHQGLTIEEDEFVWECQQLLRKGTFHIVIYYEAAHNHEAILDDIRDLGFEVTGVLG, encoded by the coding sequence ATGAGCGACGTGCTTGACGAGGATTTATACAAGCGAACGAAGGCGCTGTTAGAGCCGGGTGACATCGAGTTAAACGGGGCAATCGTCCATACGGGCCTCACGAGCGACCAAGACATCGAGATGCATCAAGCCACACTCGATGTCGGCGACATCATCGCCGAATACGCCGGTCTCGCGGGCGAAACCTACGTGTATTCGGGCAACGACAACCCGAAATTCTCCTCGAACCAGCATCAGGGGCTGACCATCGAGGAAGACGAGTTCGTCTGGGAGTGCCAGCAACTGCTCCGGAAGGGCACGTTCCACATCGTCATCTACTATGAAGCGGCGCATAACCACGAGGCAATCCTCGACGACATCCGCGACCTCGGCTTCGAGGTCACGGGCGTACTTGGCTAA
- a CDS encoding cold shock domain-containing protein yields MAKGTVDFFNDTGGYGFIKTDDADDDVFFHMEDVGGPDLEEGTEVEFDIEQADKGPRAKNVKRL; encoded by the coding sequence ATGGCGAAAGGTACGGTTGATTTCTTCAACGATACCGGCGGCTACGGATTCATTAAAACGGACGACGCAGACGACGACGTGTTCTTCCACATGGAAGACGTCGGCGGCCCGGACCTTGAAGAAGGGACGGAAGTCGAGTTCGACATCGAGCAGGCCGACAAAGGCCCGCGCGCAAAGAACGTAAAGCGGCTGTAA
- a CDS encoding cold-shock protein — protein sequence MAKGTVDFFNDTGGYGFIKSDDSDEDVFFHMEDVGGPDLEEGQEVEFDIEQADKGPRAKNLERL from the coding sequence ATGGCAAAAGGTACGGTAGACTTTTTCAACGATACTGGCGGCTACGGATTCATCAAGTCCGACGACTCTGATGAAGATGTGTTCTTCCACATGGAAGACGTCGGCGGCCCGGACCTCGAGGAAGGGCAGGAAGTGGAATTCGATATTGAGCAGGCGGACAAAGGTCCCCGCGCAAAGAACTTGGAGCGTCTCTAA
- the uppS gene encoding polyprenyl diphosphate synthase, whose product MRTWVRSQLRRTYERLLEREISGVPTHVAVIQDGNRRYADANGDETSDGHRKGAKTTENLLFWCDDLGIEELTLYAFSTENFNRPEDEREALFDLICEKLTEFADADRIHENEVRIRAIGQLDMLPPRVQETIDYAHERTEGYDRLRLNIALAYGGRAELLEASRDVARSVQAGSLAPDDITVETLEERIYDGPARDVDLIIRTGGDERTSNFLPWHANGNEAAVFFCTPYWPEFSKIDFLRSIRTYEAREASWRRTRAQRAVALVKSFGGTELDEAKRIITRFRDQLPNGELEGVEADDLRETQVE is encoded by the coding sequence ATGCGCACGTGGGTTCGGTCGCAACTCAGGCGGACGTACGAGCGATTGCTCGAACGCGAGATTTCGGGCGTGCCAACGCACGTCGCCGTGATTCAAGACGGCAACCGTCGCTACGCAGACGCGAACGGCGACGAGACGAGCGACGGCCACCGGAAGGGTGCGAAAACCACCGAGAACCTGCTGTTTTGGTGTGATGACCTCGGCATCGAGGAACTCACCCTGTATGCCTTTTCGACGGAGAATTTCAACCGCCCCGAGGACGAGCGCGAAGCGCTGTTCGACCTCATCTGTGAGAAGCTCACCGAGTTCGCAGACGCAGACCGTATCCACGAAAACGAGGTGCGAATCCGCGCGATTGGCCAACTCGACATGCTTCCCCCGCGCGTCCAAGAGACCATCGACTACGCCCACGAGCGAACCGAAGGCTACGACCGCCTTCGGCTGAATATCGCGCTTGCCTACGGCGGGCGAGCGGAACTCCTCGAAGCCAGCCGCGACGTGGCGCGCTCGGTGCAAGCGGGCTCGCTCGCACCCGACGATATTACGGTCGAAACCCTCGAAGAACGCATCTACGACGGCCCAGCCCGCGACGTAGACCTCATCATCCGTACCGGCGGCGACGAGCGCACGAGCAACTTCCTGCCGTGGCACGCAAACGGCAACGAAGCCGCCGTGTTCTTCTGTACGCCCTACTGGCCGGAGTTCTCGAAGATCGACTTCCTGCGCTCGATTCGCACCTACGAAGCGCGCGAAGCCAGTTGGCGGCGCACCCGCGCCCAGCGCGCCGTCGCGCTCGTCAAATCCTTTGGTGGGACGGAGCTCGACGAAGCGAAACGCATCATCACGCGCTTTCGCGACCAGCTCCCGAACGGCGAGCTAGAGGGCGTCGAAGCAGACGACTTACGCGAGACGCAAGTCGAGTAA
- a CDS encoding EamA family transporter has product MNHRFGVVGMFVTLAFCWGFSFLAIAVGLESLEPVLFAAFRYDTAAILLLAYALVSGASWRPTGRANLSAVIAGGLFLVAANGMLFIGQQTVPSGVAAIMQSLIPILTSLWALGLLPEERVSAVGAVGILLGFVGVGFIVRPDPGNLLGSSVVGRLLILVQVAGVALGGVLIQRANPTLDKSALSGWSMLIGGVILHATSTTIGEPFSLPTTLESAAAVAYLGVIATALAFLIYFTLLEVRGALETSLVAYLVPIVATITGVVVLDEKLTPLTLLGFLVVFSGFIILKREAIAELVGEIRGSVA; this is encoded by the coding sequence GTGAACCACCGTTTCGGCGTCGTTGGCATGTTCGTCACCCTCGCGTTCTGTTGGGGGTTTTCGTTTCTGGCAATCGCCGTCGGCCTCGAATCGCTCGAACCCGTGCTGTTTGCCGCGTTTCGCTACGACACCGCAGCCATCCTCCTGCTCGCCTACGCCCTCGTCTCTGGGGCGTCGTGGCGACCAACCGGCCGCGCAAACCTGTCTGCCGTCATCGCCGGCGGCCTCTTTCTCGTCGCCGCGAATGGGATGTTGTTCATCGGCCAGCAGACGGTGCCAAGTGGCGTCGCCGCCATCATGCAGAGCCTCATTCCCATCCTGACTTCGCTGTGGGCGCTTGGCCTGCTGCCAGAAGAGCGTGTTTCTGCGGTCGGCGCAGTCGGCATCCTCCTCGGCTTCGTCGGCGTCGGCTTCATCGTCCGCCCCGACCCCGGAAATCTGCTTGGCTCCTCGGTCGTTGGCCGTCTGTTGATTCTCGTCCAAGTCGCGGGCGTCGCCCTCGGCGGGGTCTTGATTCAGCGCGCAAATCCAACGCTCGATAAGTCCGCGCTTTCGGGCTGGTCAATGCTCATCGGCGGTGTCATCCTCCACGCCACGAGCACCACCATTGGTGAACCGTTCTCGCTCCCCACGACGCTCGAATCCGCCGCCGCCGTCGCGTATCTCGGCGTCATCGCAACCGCGCTTGCCTTCCTCATCTACTTCACGCTCCTCGAGGTGCGCGGCGCGCTCGAAACCTCGCTGGTCGCCTATCTAGTGCCCATCGTCGCCACGATAACCGGTGTCGTCGTTCTTGACGAGAAACTCACTCCGCTCACCCTCCTCGGCTTCCTCGTCGTGTTTTCGGGGTTCATCATCCTCAAACGCGAGGCAATCGCGGAGTTGGTGGGTGAAATTCGAGGCTCGGTGGCCTGA
- a CDS encoding undecaprenyl diphosphate synthase family protein: MGLYDRYLAMRIRRHDAPVPERVAVVLTERDLLERGAYRTLEAFLGWAFELGAERIMVYISVLDPAAVPALQRAFSQLQSPRPLAIRGRDDTERADTPVQVSIGLGGKHEFAKAVRATAESVDAGDLTPDDIDEAVIEDHLVFPTDPDLVIKTGAERLSDFMIWQSVYSELYFTDVNWRDFRRRDYLRAVLDYQNRQRRFGR; this comes from the coding sequence ATGGGTCTCTACGACCGCTACCTCGCCATGCGCATCCGCCGCCACGACGCGCCCGTCCCCGAACGCGTGGCCGTCGTCCTCACGGAGCGCGACCTCTTAGAGCGCGGGGCCTACCGGACGCTCGAAGCCTTCCTCGGGTGGGCGTTCGAACTCGGCGCAGAGCGGATTATGGTGTACATCAGCGTCTTAGACCCCGCCGCGGTTCCGGCGCTCCAGCGCGCGTTCTCCCAGCTCCAAAGCCCGCGTCCGCTCGCGATTCGAGGCCGCGACGACACCGAACGTGCAGACACCCCGGTGCAGGTGAGCATCGGGCTCGGCGGCAAACACGAGTTCGCCAAAGCGGTGCGCGCCACCGCAGAAAGCGTGGACGCAGGCGACCTCACCCCAGATGACATCGACGAGGCGGTCATCGAAGACCATCTCGTGTTCCCCACCGACCCGGACCTCGTCATCAAAACCGGCGCAGAGCGGCTTTCTGATTTCATGATTTGGCAGTCGGTCTACTCTGAGCTCTACTTCACGGACGTGAACTGGCGGGACTTCCGACGGCGCGACTACCTACGCGCGGTGTTGGATTATCAGAATCGCCAGCGGAGGTTCGGCCGATAG